One stretch of Miscanthus floridulus cultivar M001 chromosome 18, ASM1932011v1, whole genome shotgun sequence DNA includes these proteins:
- the LOC136520329 gene encoding uncharacterized protein: protein MSPCPRLPAAGAPSPLRWRTASMSTRPRRPSTTPRPPPPRQSISASRRPAHLRLPPGCRRLAHAVLAPIGIGLPAVICRRSPYMASLPPLQRWRRTRDTSFNIKLDYADNLEVRPLFKEIKTHGFESAKDVNENSPSPPSPSIQTDLGIVMDSNVQYSEEENCSADEHMIDNKHPGEIEQKYKNDQTQSTGSKMYYREMLVLI from the exons ATGTCCCCGTGCCCCCGGCTGCCGGCGGCCGGCGCCCCCTCCCCGTTGCGGTGGCGCACGGCGTCCATGTCCACGCGCCCCCGGCGGCCATCAACGACCCCGCGCCCTCCCCCGCCGCGCCAATCCATCTCGGCCTCCCGGCGGCCGGCCCATCTGCGTCTGCCTCCCGGCTGCCGGCGGCTGGCGCACGCCGTCCTCGCGCCCATAGGTATCGGCCTCCCGGCGGTCATCTGCCGGAGGTCGCCGTACATGGCCTCGCTCCCTCCTCTGCAGCGGTGGCGCCGCACGCGAGACACATCCTTCAATATTAAATTAGACTATGCTGATAATTTAGAGGTCCGACCTTTATTTAAAGAGATCAAAACTCATGGATTCGAGTCTGCCAAAGATGTGAATGAGAATTCCCCATCTCCTCCATCACCATCCATCCAG ACTGATTTGGGCATTGTTATGGATTCAAATGTTCAGTACTCAGAAGAAGAAAACTGTTCTGCGGATGAACACATGATTGACAATAAGCATCCAGGAGAAATTGAACAAAAATACAAAAATGACCAAACACAGAGCACTGGTAGCAAGATGTATTATAGAGAAATGCTGGTTCTTATCTGA
- the LOC136520327 gene encoding probable protein phosphatase 2C 59 isoform X1 — protein MEFTEKGSPVTGGGLSAVYLGSENGKFSYGYASSPGKRSSMEDFHETRVDGVDGETVGLFGVFDGHGGARAAEFVKQNLFTNLTKHPKFFSDTKSAIAETYTHTDSELLKADTSHHRDAGSTASTAILVGDRLLVANVGDSRAVICRGGDAVAVSRDHKPDQTDERQRIEEAGGFVMWAGTWRVGGVLAVSRAFGDKLLKQYVVADPEINEEVVDSSLEFLILASDGLWDVVTNEEAVAMVKPILDSEQAAKTLLAEASQRGSADNITCVVVRFLEQHNGLARATNEQAS, from the exons ATGGAATTCACCGAGAAAGGATCCCCCGTCACTGGCGGAGGGCTCAG CGCTGTTTATCTTGGCAGTGAAAATGGCAAGTTCAGCTATGGGTATGCAAGCTCTCCTGGGAAAAGATCCTCCATGGAGGACTTCCATGAAACAAGAGTTGACGGTGTTGATGGAGAGACTGTTGGACTATTTGGCGTCTTTGACG GTCATGGTGGAGCTCGAGCAGCAGAGTTTGTGAAACAGAACCTTTTCACAAATTTAACCAAGCACCCAAAGTTCTTCAGTGATACCAAGTCCGCTATTG CGGAAACTTACACTCACACGGACTCGGAGCTTCTGAAAGCTGATACCAGCCATCACCGCGATGCCGGGTCAACCGCTTCCACGGCCATTCTCGTAGGCGATCGCCTGTTAGTTGCAAACGTTGGGGACTCCAGGGCAGTCATCTGTAGAGGAGGGGATG CTGTAGCAGTTTCAAGAGACCACAAGCCGGACCAGACAGATGAGAGACAGAGAATAGAGGAAGCAGGAGGTTTTGTGATGTGGGCCG GAACGTGGCGTGTAGGTGGCGTCCTTGCTGTTTCTCGAGCATTTGGGGACAAGCTCTTGAAGCAGTATGTGGTTGCTGATCCAGAGATCAAT gaggaggtggtggacAGCTCGCTCGAGTTCCTCATCCTTGCAAGCGATGGCCTCTGGGACGTGGTGACCAACGAG GAAGCCGTtgccatggtgaagccgatcctGGACTCGGAGCAGGCGGCCAAGACGCTCCTGGCGGAGGCCTCCCAGCGCGGCAGCGCCGACAACATCACCTGCGTCGTCGTGCGCTTCCTGGAGCAGCACAACGGGCTTGCCAGGGCCACCAACGAGCAGGCATCGTGA
- the LOC136520327 gene encoding probable protein phosphatase 2C 59 isoform X2: MEFTEKGSPVTGGGLSENGKFSYGYASSPGKRSSMEDFHETRVDGVDGETVGLFGVFDGHGGARAAEFVKQNLFTNLTKHPKFFSDTKSAIAETYTHTDSELLKADTSHHRDAGSTASTAILVGDRLLVANVGDSRAVICRGGDAVAVSRDHKPDQTDERQRIEEAGGFVMWAGTWRVGGVLAVSRAFGDKLLKQYVVADPEINEEVVDSSLEFLILASDGLWDVVTNEEAVAMVKPILDSEQAAKTLLAEASQRGSADNITCVVVRFLEQHNGLARATNEQAS, translated from the exons ATGGAATTCACCGAGAAAGGATCCCCCGTCACTGGCGGAGGGCTCAG TGAAAATGGCAAGTTCAGCTATGGGTATGCAAGCTCTCCTGGGAAAAGATCCTCCATGGAGGACTTCCATGAAACAAGAGTTGACGGTGTTGATGGAGAGACTGTTGGACTATTTGGCGTCTTTGACG GTCATGGTGGAGCTCGAGCAGCAGAGTTTGTGAAACAGAACCTTTTCACAAATTTAACCAAGCACCCAAAGTTCTTCAGTGATACCAAGTCCGCTATTG CGGAAACTTACACTCACACGGACTCGGAGCTTCTGAAAGCTGATACCAGCCATCACCGCGATGCCGGGTCAACCGCTTCCACGGCCATTCTCGTAGGCGATCGCCTGTTAGTTGCAAACGTTGGGGACTCCAGGGCAGTCATCTGTAGAGGAGGGGATG CTGTAGCAGTTTCAAGAGACCACAAGCCGGACCAGACAGATGAGAGACAGAGAATAGAGGAAGCAGGAGGTTTTGTGATGTGGGCCG GAACGTGGCGTGTAGGTGGCGTCCTTGCTGTTTCTCGAGCATTTGGGGACAAGCTCTTGAAGCAGTATGTGGTTGCTGATCCAGAGATCAAT gaggaggtggtggacAGCTCGCTCGAGTTCCTCATCCTTGCAAGCGATGGCCTCTGGGACGTGGTGACCAACGAG GAAGCCGTtgccatggtgaagccgatcctGGACTCGGAGCAGGCGGCCAAGACGCTCCTGGCGGAGGCCTCCCAGCGCGGCAGCGCCGACAACATCACCTGCGTCGTCGTGCGCTTCCTGGAGCAGCACAACGGGCTTGCCAGGGCCACCAACGAGCAGGCATCGTGA
- the LOC136520328 gene encoding cleavage stimulating factor 64-like, with protein sequence MAAAASCRCSSVVFVGNIPYHASEDELRAACEEIGPVVSLRVATDNKGSNRPRGFAFVEYLDDETALSACRNLHGRALRGRDLRVGLAQRTPPHAGDGDEPVGVEGATHAASLLAPGARPRGAVTSYLAGLSRRQLRELLDALEREDLALMEHARREFAGLDTLIEQARVLLDMASAPGAAAANNRKRGARGQDRPGDSRSPEAAAQANKPRRVQDGEYVPGVAYH encoded by the coding sequence atggccgccgccgcctcgtgcCGCTGCAGCAGCGTGGTGTTCGTGGGCAACATCCCCTACCACGCCAGCGAGGACGAGCTCCGCGCCGCGTGCGAGGAGATCGGCCCCGTGGTGTCCCTCCGCGTGGCCACCGACAACAAGGGCAGCAACAGGCCCCGGGGCTTCGCCTTCGTCGAGTACCTCGACGACGAGACGGCCCTCAGCGCCTGCCGCAACCTGCACGGCCGGGCCCTCCGCGGCCGCGACCTCCGCGTGGGCCTGGCGCAGCGCACGCCGCCGCacgccggcgacggcgacgagccCGTGGGCGTCGAGGGCGCCACGCACGCCGCGTCGCTCCTCGCGCCGGGCGCCCGCCCCCGCGGCGCCGTCACGTCGTACCTGGCCGGGCTGAGCCGCCGGCAGCTGCGCGAGCTTCTGGACGCTCTGGAGCGGGAGGACTTGGCGCTCATGGAGCATGCCAGGCGGGAGTTCGCCGGGCTGGACACGTTGATTGAGCAGGCGCGGGTGCTGCTCGACATGGCTTCGGCGCCTGGCGCCGCCGCGGCTAACAACAGGAAACGCGGCGCGAGGGGGCAGGACCGGCCTGGTGATTCACGTTCACCGGAGGCCGCAGCCCAGGCGAACAAGCCGAGAAGGGTGCAGGACGGCGAGTACGTTCCTGGCGTCGCCTACCACTGA